The following are from one region of the Cytobacillus firmus genome:
- a CDS encoding M23 family metallopeptidase — protein sequence MREEEKKRSSQDSSFKRFMKKRWAFPAIYIASAAIILTGVLWYQTSDNATDTDSYDYEATDITGKKYDEPALEVNRAMENFVMPVKDPDSAVIQKQFYDYDGKAEEQEAALVFYNNTYHPNTGIDIATKDGETFDVLAALSGKVTKVEEDSLLGNVIEVEHDKGIVTQYQSVTEMNVEVGDQVEQGDVLAKAGESLFNEEAGVHVHFEIRKDGTPVNPLDFFNKPLSSLQELDTADKADAEENSGATEENDEAAPSEDKSSEESADENAGNTDEDEGQTDDQVEEDTATESTDA from the coding sequence ATGAGAGAGGAAGAAAAGAAACGATCTTCTCAAGATTCCAGCTTTAAACGCTTTATGAAAAAGCGGTGGGCATTCCCAGCAATCTACATTGCAAGTGCAGCAATCATTCTAACCGGTGTTCTTTGGTACCAGACTAGCGACAACGCTACAGACACTGACAGCTACGATTACGAAGCCACTGATATTACCGGCAAAAAGTACGACGAGCCAGCATTGGAAGTTAACCGTGCAATGGAAAACTTCGTAATGCCTGTCAAAGACCCAGACTCTGCTGTCATTCAAAAACAATTCTATGACTATGACGGCAAGGCTGAAGAACAGGAAGCTGCTCTAGTATTTTACAATAACACATACCATCCGAACACAGGTATTGATATTGCCACTAAGGATGGGGAAACATTTGATGTCCTTGCTGCATTAAGCGGAAAAGTTACCAAGGTAGAAGAAGATTCACTGTTGGGCAATGTCATTGAAGTGGAGCATGACAAAGGGATTGTAACACAATATCAATCTGTTACAGAGATGAATGTTGAGGTTGGCGACCAGGTAGAACAAGGTGATGTCCTTGCAAAGGCAGGCGAAAGCTTGTTTAATGAAGAGGCAGGCGTACATGTACACTTTGAGATCCGCAAAGACGGAACACCGGTCAATCCGCTTGATTTCTTCAATAAGCCGCTAAGCTCTTTACAGGAGCTTGACACAGCTGACAAAGCAGATGCTGAAGAAAACAGCGGGGCAACTGAAGAAAACGATGAGGCTGCTCCTTCTGAGGACAAGTCCTCTGAAGAATCTGCAGATGAAAATGCCGGAAATACGGACGAAGACGAAGGTCAAACTGACGACCAGGTTGAAGAAGACACTGCAACTGAATCAACTGACGCATAA
- a CDS encoding DUF4212 domain-containing protein, producing the protein MKKIDKKVADSYFREKTRNMIIYFAIGFLASFGVVFFAEPLSDITINGFPFHYFMGAQGAVLTFIILLFVNAKMGDAIDRKYGIDENKNEQISSGKVLDH; encoded by the coding sequence TTGAAGAAAATCGATAAAAAAGTAGCGGACAGTTATTTTCGCGAAAAGACTCGGAATATGATCATATATTTTGCTATTGGCTTTCTAGCCTCTTTCGGCGTGGTCTTCTTTGCAGAACCATTAAGCGATATTACCATTAACGGATTCCCATTCCATTACTTTATGGGTGCACAGGGAGCTGTACTGACGTTTATCATTCTGCTGTTTGTTAATGCAAAAATGGGAGATGCGATTGACCGGAAATATGGAATTGACGAAAACAAAAATGAACAAATCAGTTCTGGGAAAGTTCTTGATCATTAA
- a CDS encoding pyroglutamyl-peptidase I: MKKLLLTGFEPFLNFPINPTEKIVNVLDGKTVGNYEIMGHLLPVDFKLAPKKIVEEVAGKKPDAVISLGLAAGRTAITPERIAINCQDGEPDNSGVAPEDKLIEENGPDGYFSTLPIRRMVNRLKEAGYPASISNTAGTYLCNNVMYSVLHLLKSANTELPAGFVHIPASHALAAASKKSMASWSDADLLEAITLIIKELD, translated from the coding sequence ATGAAGAAGCTGCTGTTAACCGGTTTTGAACCTTTTCTTAATTTTCCGATCAATCCTACAGAAAAGATTGTGAATGTGTTGGATGGCAAAACGGTTGGAAACTATGAAATCATGGGGCATCTGCTGCCGGTTGATTTTAAACTTGCACCAAAAAAAATAGTGGAGGAAGTGGCCGGGAAGAAGCCGGACGCAGTGATTTCTCTCGGGCTGGCTGCCGGGCGGACAGCCATCACTCCTGAGAGAATCGCGATCAATTGCCAGGACGGAGAGCCCGATAATAGCGGAGTCGCACCTGAAGACAAACTGATAGAGGAAAATGGTCCCGATGGCTATTTTTCCACCCTGCCGATCCGGCGGATGGTTAATAGACTTAAGGAAGCAGGATATCCTGCATCCATCTCAAACACAGCGGGGACTTATCTATGCAACAATGTAATGTATTCCGTGCTGCACCTGCTAAAATCGGCAAACACTGAATTACCGGCGGGATTTGTGCACATACCTGCATCCCATGCACTGGCGGCTGCCAGTAAAAAAAGCATGGCAAGCTGGTCGGATGCCGATCTGCTGGAGGCAATTACGCTGATCATAAAAGAATTGGACTAG